TCAATGGATTTCCAGTCGCGACACCTGAAGAGTTCCTGAGCTTTCTCCGGGGTATCGCCGCTGCTGGAGGAGATCAGGCGAATCCGGCGCAACTAGGGGCGTTTCTTTCGTCCCATCCTCGTGCAAAAGCATTTATCGAAGCTGCCAAACCCGCACCACAAAGCTATGCCAGTCTTGAATACTACGGCGTCAATGCATTCGTGCTCGTCAATCAGAGCAATCAGCGTCGGGCCGTGCGCTATCGCATTGAGCCGCTGATCAGAGAACAAAGCCCAGATGTTCGTGAGATTGAAGGGTGGGAGCCGGATCATTTGCGAACAGAATTAAAGCGCCGGCTCCTTAAAGGGCCAGTGAAATTGAGGTTGATCGCCCAGTTGGCTGCGCCGGGAGATTCAGTGACTGACGGATCGGAGCCTTGGCCTGAGACTAATGAAGAGGTGAACCTAGGTCTGTTCACTCTAAGCACGCTGATTCCTGAGGCTGACCAAGATCGTCTGCAGCAGGCATTGGACTTTAATCCTGCACGTCTCAGTGATGGAATCGAAGACAGTGGCGATCCGATGATTATGGCTCGTCAGCGTATCTATGAGCGTGCTGTCGCGCGTCGGAGTAAATAGGCAGATGTTGTGCTGATATTCGTAATGCTCTGTTGACGCTCAGCGGCGCGCCTCTATAATGCGCCCCTTCTTCGGCGCTAGCCCTTAATTAAATTTCTTATAAATCAATAAGTTATGAAGATTAAGAGGTTGCAATTCAGCGGAAGCTGAGTAGAATGCGCCGGGCTGGCAGTGTGGTGGTTTACTCCTGTTGGTGGCTTCGGTCAGGTGGATCGAAAGCGGTGAGAAAGGCAGGTTGACAGGGTTTTTAAACGCTGTAGAATTCGCCTCCCGCTGACGAGATGCTGAATGGCGATCGAAAGCGCAAGTGGTTGAAGTTGAAAAGAAATTTTCACAAATCGCTTGACAGAGAAAGAGGCTGCTGTAGAATGCGCGCCTCGGTTGAGACGAAAGACTTAACCAACCGTTCTTTAACAACTGAATCAAGCAATTCGTGTGGGTGCTTGTGAGTTAAGACTGATAGTCAAAAGATTATCAGCATCACAAGTAACACTCGTGAATTCGAGAGTTTTTTGCGATTGCTGAGCCAGGTTTAGGGTTTTCTCAAAACCCAAGCAGTATTGAACTGAAGAGTTTGATCATGGCTCAGATTGAACGCTGGCGGCAGGCCTAACACATGCAAGTCGAGCGGATGAAGGGAGCTTGCTCTTGGATTTAGCGGCGGACGGGTGAGTAATGCCTAGGAATCTGCCTGGTGGTGGGGGATAACGTTCCGAAAGGAACGCTAATACCGCATACGTCCTACGGGAGAAAGCGGGGCACCTTCGGGCCTCGCGCCATTAGATGAGCCTAGGTCGGATTAGCTAGTTGGTGAGGTAATGGCTCACCAAGGCTACGATCCGTAACTGGTCTGAGAGGATGATCAGTCACACTGGAACTGAGACACGGTCCAGACTCCTACGGGAGGCAGCAGTGGGGAATATTGGACAATGGGCGAAAGCCTGATCCAGCCATGCCGCGTGTGTGAAGAAGGTCTTCGGATTGTAAAGCACTTTAAGTTGGGAGGAAGGGCAGTAAATTAATACTTTGCTGTTTTGACGTTACCGACAGAATAAGCACCGGCTAACTTCGTGCCAGCAGCCGCGGTAATACGAAGGGTGCAAGCGTTAATCGGAATTACTGGGCGTAAAGCGCGCGTAGGTGGTTCGGTAAGATGGAAGTGAAAGCCCCGGGCTCAACCTGGGAACTGCTTTCATAACTGCCGAGCTAGAGTACGGTAGAGGGTAGTGGAATTTCCTGTGTAGCGGTGAAATGCGTAGATATAGGAAGGAACACCAGTGGCGAAGGCGACTACCTGGACTGATACTGACACTGAGGTGCGAAAGCGTGGGGAGCAAACAGGATTAGATACCCTGGTAGTCCACGCCGTAAACGATGTCAACTAGCCGTTGGAATCCTTGAGATTTTAGTGGCGCAGCTAACGCATTAAGTTGACCGCCTGGGGAGTACGGCCGCAAGGTTAAAACTCAAATGAATTGACGGGGGCCCGCACAAGCGGTGGAGCATGTGGTTTAATTCGAAGCAACGCGAAGAACCTTACCTGGCCTTGACATGCTGAGAACTTTCTAGAGATAGATTGGTGCCTTCGGGAACTCAGACACAGGTGCTGCATGGCTGTCGTCAGCTCGTGTCGTGAGATGTTGGGTTAAGTCCCGTAACGAGCGCAACCCTTGTCCTTAGTTACCAGCACCTCGGGTGGGAACTCTAAGGAGACTGCCGGTGACAAACCGGAGGAAGGTGGGGATGACGTCAAGTCATCATGGCCCTTACGGCCAGGGCTACACACGTGCTACAATGGTCGGTACAAAGGGTTGCCAAGCCGCGAGGTGGAGCTAATCCCATAAAACCGATCGTAGTCCGGATCGCAGTCTGCAACTCGACTGCGTGAAGTCGGAATCGCTAGTAATCGTGAATCAGAATGTCACGGTGAATACGTTCCCGGGCCTTGTACACACCGCCCGTCACACCATGGGAGTGGGTTGCACCAGAAGTAGCTAGTCTAACCTTCGGGAGGACGGTTACCACGGTGTGATTCATGACTGGGGTGAAGTCGTAACAAGGTAGCCGTAGGGGAACCTGCGGCTGGATCACCTCCTTAATCGACGACATCAGCTTTCTCATAAGCTCCCACACGAATTGCTTGATTCATTGCAGAAGACGATTGGGTCTGTAGCTCAGTTGGTTAGAGCGCACCCCTGATAAGGGTGAGGTCGGCAGTTCGAATCTGCCCAGACCCACCAATGTTCATGGGGCGCAGGCTTCAAGACATTGGGGCCATAGCTCAGCTGGGAGAGCGCCTGCCTTGCACGCAGGAGGTCAGCGGTTCGATCCCGCTTGGCTCCACCACTCTCTACTAGAGTTCAGAAATGAACATTTATGCTTAGCATGAAATGTTGATTTCTGGTCTTTGGCTAGAAGAATCGTTCTTTAAAAATTTGGGTATGTGATAGAAGTGACTGACTAATTACTTTCACTGGTGATTAGTTTGGTCAAGGCAAAATTTGTAGTTCTCAATTGCAAATTTTCGGCGAATGTCGTCTTCACGTTTGAGACAGTAACCAGATTGCTTGGGGTTATATGGTCAAGTGAAGAAGCGCATACGGTGGATGCCTTGGCAGTCAGAGGCGATGAAAGACGTTGTAGCCTGCGATAAGCTCCGGGGAGTCGGCAAACAGACTTTGATCCGGAGATCTCTGAATGGGGGAACCCACTCAGCATAAGCTGAGTATCTTGCACTGAATACATAGGTGTAAGAGGCGAACCAGGGGAACTGAAACATCTAAGTACCCTGAGGAAAAGAAATCAACCGAGATTCCCTTAGTAGTGGCGAGCGAACGGGGACTAGCCCTTAAGTTGATTTGAGATTAGTAGAAGGCTCTGGAAAGTGCCGCCATAGTGGGTGATAGCCCCGTATACGAAAATCTCATTATCAATGAAATCGAGTAGGACGGAGCACGAGAAACTTTGTCTGAATATGGGGGGACCATCCTCCAAGGCTAAATACTACTGACTGACCGATAGTGAACCAGTACCGTGAGGGAAAGGCGAAAAGAACCCCGGAGAGGGGAGTGAAATAGAACCTGAAACCGTATGCGTACAAGCAGTGGGAGCCTACTTTGTTAGGTGACTGCGTACCTTTTGTATAATGGGTCAGCGACTTATATTCAGTGGCAAGCTTAACCGAATAGGGGAGGCGTAGCGAAAGCGAGTCTTAATAGGGCGTTTAGTCGCTGGGTATAGACCCGAAACCGGGCGATCTATCCATGGGCAGGTTGAAGGTTAGGTAACACTGACTGGAGGACCGAACCGACTACCGTTGAAAAGTTAGCGGATGACCTGTGGATCGGAGTGAAAGGCTAATCAAGCTCGGAGATAGCTGGTTCTCCTCGAAAGCTATTTAGGTAGCGCCTCGTGTATCACTGCTGGGGGTAGAGCACTGTTTCGGCTAGGGGTCATCCCGACTTACCAAACCGATGCAAACTCCGAATACCAGCAAGTGTCAGCACGGGAGACACACGGCGGGTGCTAACGTCCGTCGTGAAAAGGGAAACAACCCAGACCGTCAGCTAAGGTCCCAAAGTTATGGTTAAGTGGGAAACGATGTGGGAAGGCTTAGACAGCTAGGAGGTTGGCTTAGAAGCAGCCATCCTTTAAAGAAAGCGTAATAGCTCACTAGTCGAGTCGGCCTGCGCGGAAGATGTAACGGGGCTCAAACCATACACCGAAGCTACGGGTTCAACGTAAGTTGAGCGGTAGAGGAGCGTTCTGTAAGCCTGTGAAGGTGAGTTGAGAAGCTTGCTGGAGGTATCAGAAGTGCGAATGCTGACATGAGTAACGACAATGCGAGTGAAAAACTCGCACGCCGAAAGACCAAGGTTTCCTGCGCAACGTTAATCGACGCAGGGTGAGTCGGCCCCTAAGGCGAGGCAGAAATGCGTAGTCGATGGGAAACGGGTTAATATTCCCGTACTTCTAATTACTGCGATGGAGGGACGGAGAAGGCTAGGCCAGCACGGCGTTGGTTGTCCGTGTTTAAGGTTGTAGGCTGAATGCTTAGGTAAATCCGGGCGTTCAAGGCCGAGAACTGATGACGAGTTATCTTTTAGATGACGAAGTGGTTGATGCCATGCTTCCAGGAAAAGCTTCTAAGCTTCAGGTAATTAGGAACCGTACCCCAAACCGACACAGGTGGTTAGGTAGAGAATACCAAGGCGCTTGAGAGAACTCGGGTGAAGGAACTAGGCAAAATGGCACCGTAACTTCGGGAGAAGGTGCGCCGGTGAGGGTGAAGTATTTACTACGTAAGCCCACGCCGGTCGAAGATACCAGGCCGCTGCGACTGTTTATTAAAAACACAGCACTCTGCAAACACGAAAGTGGACGTATAGGGTGTGACGCCTGCCCGGTGCCGGAAGGTTAATTGATGGGGTTAGCGCAAGCGAAGCTCTTGATCGAAGCCCCGGTAAACGGCGGCCGTAACTATAACGGTCCTAAGGTAGCGAAATTCCTTGTCGGGTAAGTTCCGACCTGCACGAATGGCGTAACGATGGCGGCGCTGTCTCCACCCGAGACTCAGTGAAATTGAAATCGCTGTGAAGATGCAGTGTATCCGCGGCTAGACGGAAAGACCCCGTGAACCTTTACTATAGCTTTGCACTGGACTTTGAGTTTACTTGTGTAGGATAGGTGGGAGGCTTTGAAGCGTGGACGCCAGTTCGCGTGGAGCCATCCTTGAAATACCACCCTGGTAACCTTGAGGTTCTAACTCTGGTCCGTTATCCGGATCGAGGACAGTGTATGGTGGGTAGTTTGACTGGGGCGGTCTCCTCCCAAAGAGTAACGGAGGAGTACGAAGGTGCGCTCAGACCGGTCGGAAATCGGTCGTAGAGTATAAAGGCAAAAGCGCGCTTGACTGCGAGACAGACACGTCGAGCAGGTACGAAAGTAGGTCTTAGTGATCCGGTGGTTCTGTATGGAAGGGCCATCGCTCAACGGATAAAAGGTACTCCGGGGATAACAGGCTGATACCGCCCAAGAGTTCATATCGACGGCGGTGTTTGGCACCTCGATGTCGGCTCATCACATCCTGGGGCTGAAGCCGGTCCCAAGGGTATGGCTGTTCGCCATTTAAAGTGGTACGCGAGCTGGGTTTAGAACGTCGTGAGACAGTTCGGTCCCTATCTGCCGTGGACGTTTGAGATTTGAGAGGGGCTGCTCCTAGTACGAGAGGACCGGAGTGGACGAACCTCTGGTGTTCCGGTTGTCACGCCAGTGGCATTGCCGGGTAGCTATGTTCGGAAGAGATAACCGCTGAAAGCATCTAAGCGGGAAACTTGCCTCAAGATGAGATCTCACTGGAGCCTTGAGCTCCCTAAAGGGCCGTCGAAGACTACGACGTTGATAGGCTGGGTGTGTAAGCGTTGTGAGGCGTTGAGCTAACCAGTACTAATTGCCCGTGAGGCTTGACCATATAACGCCCAAACAATTTGTGGTGTCAGACGGTTGAAGTCGACAACATCCGAAAATTTGCAGCAACTACAAAGCAATCACATACCCAATTCGGGATAGCGCCTTAACCGCGATATCCCAGCTGAATCGCTTGACGACCATAGAGCATTGGAACCACCTGATCCCATCCCGAACTCAGAAGTGAAACGATGCATCGCCGATGATAGTGTGGAGTTTCTCCATGTGAGAGTAGGTCATCGTCAAGCACCTATACCGAAACCCCCGATCAGGTAACTGATCGGGGGTTTTACTTTAAGTAGAAGCAGTAAGTCTGAAGATTTCGAAGTAGTGCCTAGGCAGTATTTCAACGAATCGCTTGACGACCATAGAGCATTGGAACCACCTGATCCCATCCCGAACTCAGAAGTGAAACGATGCATCGCCGATGGTAGTGTGGAGTTTCTCCATGTGAGAGTAGGTCATCGTCAAGCACCTATACCGAAACCCCCGATCAGGTAACTGAGCGGGGGTTTTCTTTTGCGGTCGAATAATGTTGCTTAGAAAGAGCTACTTACAGGCTCTTTAGTTAATAGCGTCATTAAGGGCTTTAGCAGGAACAAACTTAACCACTTTCTTTGCGGCGATGGTTATTGCTTGGCCGGTTTGCGGGTTACGGCCGCTACGTTCAGGACGTTCCGTGACTTTGAGTTTGCCTATACCTGGAAGTGTGATCTCCTCTCCGTTTTCCAAAGCATCAGCCACAATTTCGCTTAATTGCTCTAGGGCCGCGCGTACGGTTGCTTTGGGGCTGTCGATTGCTTCTGAAATATCGCTAATCAGCTGATCTTTAGTGATGGGCATGTCATTTCCTTGTGTGGAGCCTGCTTAAGGCGTTAGGTCGTTAAACCTAGCTAGTTAGTTTTAAATAATTCTATTGATCTGAAGCTATAGAAACCAAAACTTCTGCCGTAAATATGTCTCGGGGGTTATTCACTAAGGTATTCTGAGAAATGCCAAATGGCCATTATGGGGGTTGTGATGTTTAAGAAGTTCTCCGACCTGAGTTTCAGGTGGAAGATAGCATTGCCGATCATGTTGTTAGCCGTACTTTTTATCGCCATGGGTTTGGTGGCGATGCATGGCATCAATCAAGTAGCCGGTTCCAGCACGACACTAACCAAACGCTACTTGCCCGGGATTAGTCTGCTGCTTAATGCAGACAGGGACCTCTATCAAGCTTTTCTGGCGGAGCGCAGCCTGTTGCTGGTTAAGGGCGGCGAGAGAACCAAAATTTTAAGTGCTGAACACGCAGAAAATTTAGCACAAGTTTCCGAGCGTATTCACAAGTTTGCCGCAATGCAGCCTAGCGCTGAGGCCTTAAAGCTTGTTGACGAGTTCGACACAACTTTTGAGCGCTGGAAGGTTACCTCCCAAGAGGTACTGAGACTGTCCTCTACAGACTTGCTTGCAGCACGAGAACTTAGTTTTAACAAAAGTAGAGATCAGTTCCAGGCTACCCGTTCGGTCATTGATAAGCTCGGTGAGATGGACGATTCCGAGGCGAATGCAGAGGGCCAAGCAGCGATTGAATTGGGTGAGGCTCTTGCCTGGCAGCAGGGTGTCATCATTGTTGTGGGGCTGGGTATCTGCCTTTTACTCGTGATGGGCGTTCCTTTGTTGGTTACCGGGCCATTAAATCGCTTACTCGAACGCATTAGCCAGATTGCCGAGGGTGATGGTGATTTGCGTACACGCCTGGATGTGCTTTCAGACGATGAAGTGGGGCGAGTGAGTTTCGCTTTCAACCGATTCCTAGATACGCTGCAACCGCTTATTAAAGAGGTTGGCCGTGTTACAGGTGAGGTTGAGGTTTCTGCCAAGCATCTTGCGGAAATGGCCGCTGAGAATGACCGCTTGATCAGCCGTGAACATGCTGCAGTTGATCAGGTTAGCACTGCGGCCACAGAAATGAGTTCTGCTGTACATGAGGTTGCTCGCAATGCGCAATCTGCAGCAGATGCGTCTCGCAATGCTGAGGAACAATCACGTAACGGCGCAGAGGTTGTAGGGGCAACTATTACGTTGATTCGCCAACTGGCACAAGAAGTTGAAGGCGCGTCATTGAAGATTCAGGCACTGGAGCAAGAAGCTTCCAGTATTGATGCAGTTCTAGCTGTGATCAGGGGCATCGCTGAGCAGACTAACCTTTTGGCTCTCAATGCCGCCATTGAGGCAGCGCGTGCCGGGGAGCAAGGCCGAGGCTTCGCTGTCGTCGCTGATGAGGTCAGGGCACTGGCTGCTCGCACTCAGGAGTCGACCAAAGACATTCAGACGATGATTGAGCGCTTGCAGCTAGGCGTTCAAGATGCTGTCAAAGCAACCCATGCTGGTAGCCTTAAGGCGCGGCAAAGTGTTGAACAGGCGGCAGGTGTTGATCAGTCGCTTGCCGATACGGGGGATTCAGTGCTTCGTATCAACGACATGACAGCGCAGATTGCTACAGCGTGTGAAGAGCAGAGCAGTGTGACTGAGGAAATTGCACGGAATATCAGCGATATTCGTGACCTCTCCAATGATGCGCTGCAAACCTCGGAGCGCAGTGCTCAAGCCAGCCGACATCTATCGGACTTGTCCCGTGACCTGGCTCGACTTGTATCAAGGTTCCGAGTCTGATGCGCTATTTTGCAGCTAAGTGATTGAAACGGTTGTAAGTTCAGCATAAGCCGGTACAATGTCGCGGCTCACTTATCGTGAGTCGCGTTATGGTGGCCCTGCCGGTCCCCTCGCATTGATCAGCCGTGAACCCGGTCAGGCCCGGAAGGGAGCAGCCGTAGCGGTGACATCGAGTGCCGGGGTGTGGCTGGTGGGGTCGCCTCCATTTCAAGCAAGCCTAAGGGCTGTGCTCTATCCCTGTAAAACCCCTTTCCCTCTGGTACTAAGCCCATTACTGGCTGCCAAGTTTCGCGTCTGTTTAAGACAAAATGATGCTGATGTTTCGTCACATTACCGACGTGAACTGCGTTCTCTGTTAGGATTTCCCCCCTGCAAATGCCGTAGCTTTTGCTGTGCATCAGCACGCATGTTGCATGCACTAAGAAGCGTTGCATTTTAAATCGTGTTTTTATCCGCGTCGATCAGGGCGCGTAATGGGGAGTGTGATGGATTATTGGGGCGCTTTTCAGGCCTTCATTCTGGGCGTGGTGGAAGGGATAACCGAGTTCTTGCCGATCTCCAGTACGGGGCATCAGATCATTGTTGCGGATCTGATTGGCTTTGGCGGTGAGCGGGCAATTGCCTTCAACATCATCATTCAGCTTGCAGCCATTCTGGCGGTTGTCTGGGAGTATCGACGCAAGATACTGGATGTCGTTATTGGTCTGCCTACTCAGCGCTCGGCCCAGCGTTTTACGGGCAACCTGTTGCTGGCCTTCCTACCTGCCGCAATTCTTGGGGTTATTTTCGCTGATCAAATTCATGAGTACCTCTTCAACCCAATTACGGTGGCAATTGCACTGGTAGTTGGTGGTGTGATCATGCTGTGGGCTGAGCGCCGCAACCACGCGGTACATGCTGAAACAGTCGACGACATGAGTTGGAAAGATGCATTGAAAGTGGGGTTTGCTCAGTGCCTGGCAATGATTCCTGGGACGTCACGCTCCGGAGCTACCATCATTGGCGGGTTACTGTTCGGTCTGTCACGTAAGGCCGCGACTGAGTTTTCTTTCTTCTTGGCAATGCCAACCATGGTCGGGGCCGCAGTTTATTCCGGCTGGAAGTATCGGGATATATTTGTAATGAGTGACTTGCCGATTTTTGCAGTCGGTTTTGTCACCTCGTTTATTTTTGCCATGATCGCAGTGCGGGCCTTGCTGAAGTTTATCGGCAACCATAGTTACGCTGTTTTTGCCTGGTACCGCATTGGTTTCGGCCTGCTCATTCTGGCGACTTGGCAATT
The Pseudomonas mendocina DNA segment above includes these coding regions:
- a CDS encoding catalase family peroxidase, with protein sequence MTQNQLYDALLDALYATFGRHPGFRVAHAKGVLVQGTFVASPEAKRLSRAPHFQGGVVPVVLRFSNFSGIPSTVDGDPTASPHGLAIRFTLPDGKTTDIVSHSFNGFPVATPEEFLSFLRGIAAAGGDQANPAQLGAFLSSHPRAKAFIEAAKPAPQSYASLEYYGVNAFVLVNQSNQRRAVRYRIEPLIREQSPDVREIEGWEPDHLRTELKRRLLKGPVKLRLIAQLAAPGDSVTDGSEPWPETNEEVNLGLFTLSTLIPEADQDRLQQALDFNPARLSDGIEDSGDPMIMARQRIYERAVARRSK
- a CDS encoding HU family DNA-binding protein; the protein is MPITKDQLISDISEAIDSPKATVRAALEQLSEIVADALENGEEITLPGIGKLKVTERPERSGRNPQTGQAITIAAKKVVKFVPAKALNDAIN
- a CDS encoding methyl-accepting chemotaxis protein, which produces MFKKFSDLSFRWKIALPIMLLAVLFIAMGLVAMHGINQVAGSSTTLTKRYLPGISLLLNADRDLYQAFLAERSLLLVKGGERTKILSAEHAENLAQVSERIHKFAAMQPSAEALKLVDEFDTTFERWKVTSQEVLRLSSTDLLAARELSFNKSRDQFQATRSVIDKLGEMDDSEANAEGQAAIELGEALAWQQGVIIVVGLGICLLLVMGVPLLVTGPLNRLLERISQIAEGDGDLRTRLDVLSDDEVGRVSFAFNRFLDTLQPLIKEVGRVTGEVEVSAKHLAEMAAENDRLISREHAAVDQVSTAATEMSSAVHEVARNAQSAADASRNAEEQSRNGAEVVGATITLIRQLAQEVEGASLKIQALEQEASSIDAVLAVIRGIAEQTNLLALNAAIEAARAGEQGRGFAVVADEVRALAARTQESTKDIQTMIERLQLGVQDAVKATHAGSLKARQSVEQAAGVDQSLADTGDSVLRINDMTAQIATACEEQSSVTEEIARNISDIRDLSNDALQTSERSAQASRHLSDLSRDLARLVSRFRV
- a CDS encoding undecaprenyl-diphosphate phosphatase, coding for MDYWGAFQAFILGVVEGITEFLPISSTGHQIIVADLIGFGGERAIAFNIIIQLAAILAVVWEYRRKILDVVIGLPTQRSAQRFTGNLLLAFLPAAILGVIFADQIHEYLFNPITVAIALVVGGVIMLWAERRNHAVHAETVDDMSWKDALKVGFAQCLAMIPGTSRSGATIIGGLLFGLSRKAATEFSFFLAMPTMVGAAVYSGWKYRDIFVMSDLPIFAVGFVTSFIFAMIAVRALLKFIGNHSYAVFAWYRIGFGLLILATWQLSWIDWSTAQG